CTTCCCGCGGGCGCGGGCCGTCGGGAGAGAGGGGGCGCCCCCCCCCAAAGGCGGGCGCCCCCCAACCACGCCCCGGCGCCCTCGTGGTCTGGGACGAACATGTCGGCATCGTCGAGGCGGTGCTGCCCGACGGACGGATCAAGACGATCGAGGGCAACACCTCCGACCGCGTCGCCGAACGTGTCCACGACCGTGCCGGGATCGTCGGGTTCGTGCGCATGTAACACCTGCCCACGCTCGCACGGCACGGCGCGGCACCACGCGTGCCAGTCGCCCTCACGTATCCTTGCCACGTCTCTGTAGGCGACCTCCGCGTTGCGGCAGGCGGCCCTGCCCGCTAGTCGGGTCCCGTCTGCGGGCGCGGAGCTGGCACCACCCACGCAAGTCGAAAAAGGGAGTCGATGTGCGAGAGATCGGCATAAAGGAGCTGCTCGAGGCCGGGGTTCACTTCGGCCACCAGACGCGCCGCTGGAACCCGAAGATGCGGCGCTTCATCCACGGCGAGCGCAACGGCATCCACATCATCGATCTCACCCAGACCGAGCCGCTTTTGCGTCGCGCCCAGGAGTTCGCCCGCGACGTCGCCGCGCGCGGCGGCACGGTGTTGTTCGTAGGCACGAAAAAGCAAGCGCGCGAGCCGCTCGAAGAGGCCGCTCGGCGCTGCGGG
The nucleotide sequence above comes from Bacillota bacterium. Encoded proteins:
- a CDS encoding CHAP domain-containing protein is translated as MVWDEHVGIVEAVLPDGRIKTIEGNTSDRVAERVHDRAGIVGFVRM
- the rpsB gene encoding 30S ribosomal protein S2, translated to MREIGIKELLEAGVHFGHQTRRWNPKMRRFIHGERNGIHIIDLTQTEPLLRRAQEFARDVAARGGTVLFVGTKKQAREPLEEAARRCG